A window of Perognathus longimembris pacificus isolate PPM17 chromosome 6, ASM2315922v1, whole genome shotgun sequence contains these coding sequences:
- the Scp2d1 gene encoding SCP2 sterol-binding domain-containing protein 1 — MWKRIDHQPKIKAGDGPQADQLKALGSTQEPARPHTLELSESQSFLVFEDISHHIKEVGPQLVKKVNAIFQLDITKDGKIILQWTIDLKNGSGDMYPGPSRFPADTIFTIPESIFMELVLGKMNPQKAFLVGKFKVSGKVLLGQKLERVFKDWAKF, encoded by the coding sequence ATGTGGAAGAGAATTGACCATCAACCCAAGATAAAAGCAGGGGATGGACCTCAGGCAGACCAGCTCAAGGCATTGGGGTCAACTCAGGAACCTGCCAGGCCACACACTCTAGAGCTGTCAGAATCCCAGAGCTTTCTGGTGTTTGAGGACATTAGTCATCACATCAAAGAAGTGGGGCCCCAACTGGTAAAGAAAGTCAATGCCATCTTTCAGCTGGACATCACCAAAGATGGGAAGATCATTCTGCAGTGGACCATTGATCTGAAGAATGGTTCTGGCGACATGTACCCAGGACCTTCCAGGTTCCCAGCAGACACTATCTTCACAATCCCAGAGTCTATCTTTATGGAGTTAGTTTTGGgcaaaatgaatccacagaagGCTTTCCTGGTTGGCAAGTTCAAAGTGAGTGGAAAAGTTCTGCTTGGCCAGAAGCTGGAGAGGGTTTTCAAAGACTGGGCTAAATTTTAA